One window from the genome of Streptococcus salivarius encodes:
- a CDS encoding GNAT family N-acetyltransferase, which yields MIRATNQLTEKERKGAKALIASCQAYDQTFREPYLSNMLNFDPNMPAFFLYYQEGELLGLLTVYADDHDVEVAILVAPDYRRKGIARSLFDKFQKETAAYPIRSVTFQTERVFLDRHPDLASHWGVVEDEETETWLGRDKTPYALDSRSDVKVLLADPAYVEEIAQLHHQAFSDPEETLDVSRRYITEALKDSDGLLYILLKEAQVIGVCTVDLSGNSNYLYGLAIAEAYRGQGYGSYLAKSVVNQLIEHNDKPFQIAVEDSNIGAKRLYENIGFVKQTQVVYLK from the coding sequence GTGATTCGAGCAACCAACCAATTGACAGAAAAAGAACGAAAGGGAGCAAAAGCATTGATTGCTAGCTGTCAAGCCTATGACCAAACCTTTCGAGAACCTTATCTCTCCAATATGCTTAATTTTGATCCCAATATGCCGGCCTTTTTCCTCTATTATCAAGAGGGAGAGTTGCTTGGTTTATTAACGGTTTATGCTGATGACCATGATGTGGAAGTGGCGATTTTAGTTGCCCCAGATTATCGCCGCAAAGGCATTGCGAGGAGTTTGTTTGACAAATTTCAGAAGGAAACAGCAGCTTACCCTATTCGCTCAGTGACCTTTCAGACAGAGCGTGTTTTTCTAGATCGTCATCCTGATCTGGCAAGTCATTGGGGGGTGGTTGAGGATGAAGAGACCGAAACCTGGCTAGGACGAGATAAAACACCATATGCTCTGGATTCTCGTTCAGATGTCAAGGTGCTCTTAGCAGACCCCGCTTATGTAGAAGAAATAGCCCAACTCCACCACCAAGCCTTTTCTGATCCAGAGGAAACGCTCGATGTGAGTCGCAGATACATTACAGAGGCCTTGAAGGATTCCGATGGCCTACTTTACATTCTCCTCAAAGAAGCTCAGGTCATTGGAGTTTGTACGGTCGATTTATCTGGAAATAGCAACTACCTCTATGGACTTGCGATTGCTGAAGCTTATCGTGGACAGGGCTATGGCAGCTATCTGGCAAAATCAGTCGTCAATCAACTCATTGAGCATAACGATAAGCCCTTTCAAATTGCAGTAGAAGATAGCAATATTGGAGCAAAACGTTTGTATGAAAATATTGGCTTTGTCAAACAAACCCAGGTGGTTTACTTGAAATAG
- a CDS encoding YbaN family protein: MKVIYLSLGMLSLGLGILGIPLPILPTTPFLLLAIACFARSSKRFEKWLYHTKLYQSYVADFRETKSISKERKKKIIIQIYVLMGISIFFAPILWVKIGLFCLTVFITYYLFKVIPDKD, from the coding sequence ATGAAAGTAATTTATCTCTCTCTAGGAATGTTGTCGTTAGGTTTGGGAATTCTTGGAATTCCGCTTCCAATCTTACCCACAACACCTTTTCTACTTTTAGCCATTGCTTGCTTTGCTAGAAGTTCTAAACGTTTTGAGAAATGGTTATATCATACTAAGCTATATCAAAGTTATGTAGCCGATTTTAGAGAAACCAAATCAATTTCCAAAGAACGAAAGAAAAAGATTATCATACAAATCTATGTTTTGATGGGAATTTCAATCTTTTTTGCACCTATCCTTTGGGTGAAAATCGGACTCTTTTGCCTGACAGTCTTTATTACTTATTATTTATTTAAGGTTATTCCTGATAAAGACTAA
- a CDS encoding transporter substrate-binding domain-containing protein: MLIKKLSRILAISVIAFLAVLLWNTKSSQADESSKLLNSAAIQKIVKKGTLNVGVKQDVPNFGYYSAKTNTYQGMEIDLAKKIAKELKVKVNFIAVTPQTREALMDNGTIDMLIATYTITDERKASYAMSNPYYYDQIGFLVQTKSGYKKLSDLNGKTIGVSQGSSAKAAVEEYASANNLKFDYVQLGSYPELAVSLYAYRIDAFAGDKSILSGYESDKTKILDEGFKTQEYGIASSKSNQELIDYTNDLIAKWQKDGSLQKLYDKYHLKPAKAEDK; encoded by the coding sequence ATGTTAATCAAGAAACTTAGTCGCATTTTAGCAATCTCTGTTATAGCTTTTCTAGCAGTTCTCCTCTGGAACACTAAAAGTAGTCAGGCAGATGAAAGCAGTAAACTACTCAATAGTGCTGCAATTCAAAAAATTGTCAAAAAAGGGACACTAAACGTTGGTGTCAAACAGGATGTCCCAAACTTTGGTTACTATTCAGCCAAAACTAATACCTATCAAGGGATGGAAATTGACCTCGCTAAGAAAATTGCCAAAGAACTTAAGGTTAAGGTGAATTTTATAGCGGTTACTCCACAAACTCGTGAAGCTCTTATGGACAATGGGACTATTGACATGCTTATCGCTACTTATACCATTACAGATGAACGTAAGGCTTCATATGCCATGTCAAATCCTTACTACTACGACCAAATCGGTTTCCTCGTTCAAACCAAATCTGGCTACAAGAAACTTTCTGACCTAAACGGTAAAACTATTGGTGTATCTCAAGGGTCCTCTGCCAAAGCTGCTGTTGAAGAGTACGCTTCAGCTAATAACCTTAAGTTTGACTACGTTCAACTTGGATCTTATCCTGAGTTAGCCGTATCACTCTATGCTTACCGTATTGACGCCTTTGCTGGTGATAAATCAATCTTGTCAGGTTACGAAAGTGATAAAACCAAGATCCTCGATGAAGGTTTCAAAACACAAGAGTACGGTATTGCCTCAAGTAAGTCTAACCAAGAGTTGATTGATTATACCAACGATTTGATTGCTAAATGGCAAAAAGATGGTAGCCTTCAAAAACTCTACGATAAGTATCACTTGAAACCAGCTAAGGCTGAAGATAAATAG
- a CDS encoding amino acid ABC transporter ATP-binding protein, whose amino-acid sequence MALIEFKNVNKYYGDYHALRDINLEIEKGQVVVLLGPSGSGKSTLIRTINALESIDNGTLIVNGHNVTEASAKDLVELRKEAGMVFQHFNLYPHKTVLENVTLAPIKVLGISKADAEKTAEKFLRYVNMWDKKDSYPGMLSGGQKQRIAIARGLAMNPELLLFDEPTSALDPETIGDVLAVMQNLAKGGMNMVVVTHEMGFARSVADRIIFMAEGQVLVDTTDVDGFFDNPTEPRAVQFLSKIIDHNSDRVQVDA is encoded by the coding sequence ATGGCACTTATCGAATTTAAAAATGTTAATAAATATTACGGAGATTATCATGCACTTCGTGATATCAATCTAGAAATTGAAAAAGGACAAGTTGTGGTTCTCTTGGGACCTTCTGGGTCTGGGAAATCTACCCTTATCCGTACAATCAACGCCTTGGAATCCATCGATAACGGTACACTTATCGTTAATGGACATAATGTGACGGAAGCTTCTGCCAAAGACTTGGTTGAGCTTCGTAAAGAAGCAGGGATGGTTTTCCAACACTTTAACCTCTACCCGCACAAAACTGTTCTTGAAAATGTAACTTTGGCACCAATTAAGGTTCTTGGAATCAGTAAGGCAGACGCCGAAAAGACTGCTGAAAAATTCCTTCGCTACGTTAACATGTGGGACAAGAAGGATTCATATCCTGGTATGCTTTCTGGTGGGCAAAAACAACGTATCGCTATTGCCCGTGGTCTTGCTATGAATCCTGAGCTCTTGCTCTTTGATGAACCAACGTCAGCCCTTGACCCAGAAACTATCGGTGACGTGCTTGCGGTTATGCAAAACCTTGCCAAAGGTGGCATGAACATGGTTGTCGTAACCCACGAAATGGGCTTTGCCCGCAGTGTGGCTGACCGTATCATTTTCATGGCTGAAGGTCAGGTTCTTGTAGACACTACGGATGTGGATGGTTTCTTCGACAATCCAACTGAACCTCGTGCAGTTCAATTCCTTTCTAAGATTATCGACCACAACTCTGATCGTGTCCAAGTGGACGCCTAA
- a CDS encoding DUF1934 domain-containing protein — translation MEIKIKNKIKVGDQTEIIEEIHTCEVMEKGDFTYLVHHNSEKEKVVIKLNQEELVMTRFSNPKSIMRFSAKVPALVHIPTPLGTQHFLTDTSLFAHDPNGQTVDVHYQLKHPETEDVFADYELEVSWF, via the coding sequence ATGGAAATTAAAATTAAAAACAAAATAAAAGTAGGCGATCAAACGGAGATTATCGAAGAAATCCACACTTGTGAGGTTATGGAAAAAGGAGATTTTACTTATCTTGTTCACCATAATTCCGAGAAAGAAAAAGTGGTTATTAAGTTGAATCAGGAAGAGCTGGTGATGACACGCTTTTCTAATCCTAAATCCATTATGCGTTTTTCTGCTAAGGTACCTGCCTTAGTCCACATTCCGACACCGCTTGGTACCCAGCATTTTCTAACAGATACTAGTCTATTTGCACATGACCCGAATGGCCAAACAGTTGATGTTCATTATCAATTGAAACATCCAGAAACAGAAGACGTTTTTGCTGATTATGAATTAGAGGTTTCTTGGTTTTAA
- the vicK gene encoding cell wall metabolism sensor histidine kinase VicK: MTSIGLNITSFELALLFTLLFVAFYFIFLAYRDYRRVKNIRKLTKRVKSLMAGNYNEELRLKGDPELLELADSLNDLSDVFRLTHENLAQEKNRLSSVLSYMSDGVIATNRRGQITMINSTAQRLLNLDYETATQMSILDLLDGENPYTYSELLSKTPEIHLSRRDANDEFVTLRVNFALIRKESGFISGLVAVLHDATEQEKEERERRLFVSNVSHELRTPLTSVKSYLEALDDGALDEEIAPNFIKVSLDETNRMMRMISDLLALSRIDNKSTQLDVEMTNFTAFMTYILNRFDQIKSQETNTGKTYEIIRDYPVNSIWVEIDTDKMTQVVDNILNNAIKYSPDGGKITVSMKTTDSQLIVSISDQGLGIPKKDLPLIFDRFYRVDKARSRAQGGTGLGLSIAKEIIKQHKGFIWAKSEYGKGSTFTIVLPYDKDAMMVDEWEM, from the coding sequence ATGACTAGTATTGGCTTAAACATCACAAGCTTTGAACTAGCCTTACTCTTTACGCTCCTCTTTGTGGCTTTCTACTTTATTTTTCTGGCTTATCGTGATTATCGACGAGTCAAAAATATTCGAAAGTTGACCAAGAGGGTCAAGTCCTTAATGGCAGGTAACTATAACGAGGAGTTACGCTTAAAGGGTGATCCAGAGCTTTTAGAGCTAGCTGACAGCTTGAATGATTTATCGGATGTCTTTCGTTTGACGCATGAAAATCTAGCCCAGGAAAAAAACCGCTTATCATCAGTCCTTTCTTACATGAGTGATGGGGTTATTGCGACAAATCGTCGTGGTCAAATTACCATGATTAATAGCACAGCTCAGCGTTTGTTGAATCTAGATTATGAAACAGCGACACAGATGTCCATTTTAGATTTATTAGATGGCGAAAATCCCTATACTTATAGTGAATTGCTCTCTAAGACTCCTGAAATTCATTTGTCACGTCGAGATGCCAACGATGAGTTTGTGACCTTACGTGTTAATTTTGCCCTTATTCGTAAAGAATCAGGTTTTATCTCAGGTCTGGTTGCCGTTCTTCACGATGCCACTGAGCAAGAAAAAGAAGAGCGTGAACGTCGACTCTTCGTCTCAAACGTTAGTCATGAGTTGCGTACACCTTTGACTTCTGTAAAATCCTATCTGGAGGCACTTGATGATGGTGCTCTCGACGAAGAGATTGCTCCTAACTTTATCAAAGTTTCTTTGGATGAGACCAATCGTATGATGCGAATGATTTCTGACCTCTTGGCACTATCACGTATTGACAATAAGAGTACCCAACTTGACGTTGAGATGACCAATTTCACGGCCTTCATGACCTATATCTTGAATCGTTTTGATCAGATTAAAAGTCAAGAAACCAATACAGGTAAAACTTACGAAATCATTCGCGATTATCCGGTAAACTCAATTTGGGTGGAGATTGATACAGATAAGATGACCCAGGTTGTGGATAATATTCTTAATAATGCTATCAAGTATTCGCCTGATGGTGGTAAGATTACAGTGTCTATGAAGACAACTGATTCACAGTTGATTGTTTCTATTTCTGACCAAGGTTTGGGTATTCCTAAGAAAGATTTGCCGTTGATTTTCGACCGTTTTTACCGTGTTGATAAGGCCAGAAGTCGTGCCCAAGGTGGAACTGGTCTAGGCTTGTCTATTGCAAAAGAAATTATTAAACAACATAAGGGCTTTATTTGGGCTAAGAGTGAGTATGGTAAGGGTTCAACTTTTACAATTGTGCTTCCATATGACAAGGATGCCATGATGGTTGATGAATGGGAGATGTAG
- the yidA gene encoding sugar-phosphatase — protein MSIKLIAVDIDGTLLNSQRQVTPEVFQAIQDAKAAGVKVVIATGRPIPGVLPLLEELNLNQDGDYVITFNGGLVQETSTGNELIRETLSYEDYLDIEVLANKLGVHSHAITKDGIYTSNRNIGRYTVHESTLVHMPIYYRTPEEVADKEFVKAMYIDEPEILDAAIAKLPQEFYDRFTIVKSTPFYLEILKKTANKGIAVTHLAEKLGLSKEETMAIGDEENDRAMLEVVGSPVVMENGNPEMKKIAKHITKSNDESGVAYAIRKWVLE, from the coding sequence ATGTCTATTAAACTTATTGCAGTTGATATTGATGGAACGCTTTTAAATAGCCAACGTCAAGTTACACCGGAAGTCTTTCAAGCCATTCAAGATGCCAAGGCTGCTGGTGTAAAGGTTGTTATCGCGACTGGTCGTCCTATTCCTGGGGTGCTTCCTCTTCTTGAAGAACTTAACCTCAACCAAGACGGAGATTATGTTATCACCTTCAATGGTGGGCTTGTCCAAGAAACTTCTACTGGTAATGAATTAATTCGTGAGACACTCTCATACGAAGACTACCTTGACATTGAGGTTTTGGCTAACAAGCTTGGTGTTCATTCTCACGCTATTACTAAAGATGGTATCTACACAAGTAATCGCAACATTGGCCGCTACACGGTTCATGAGTCTACACTTGTTCATATGCCGATTTACTATCGTACACCTGAAGAGGTGGCTGACAAGGAATTCGTTAAGGCCATGTATATCGATGAACCTGAAATTCTTGATGCAGCTATTGCCAAACTTCCACAGGAATTTTATGACCGCTTTACTATTGTAAAATCTACACCATTTTACCTAGAAATTCTCAAGAAAACAGCCAACAAAGGAATTGCTGTAACCCATCTTGCTGAGAAACTCGGTCTTTCTAAAGAAGAAACAATGGCTATCGGTGATGAAGAAAATGACCGTGCTATGCTTGAAGTCGTTGGCTCTCCTGTCGTTATGGAAAATGGTAATCCAGAAATGAAGAAAATTGCGAAACACATCACAAAATCAAATGATGAATCTGGTGTCGCTTATGCTATTAGAAAGTGGGTTCTAGAATAA
- a CDS encoding MBL fold metallo-hydrolase, which yields MTSDLGFKYSILASGSTGNSFYLETPEKKILVDAGLSGKKITSLLAEIDRDPSDLDAILVTHEHKDHIHGVGVLARKYGMDIYANEKTWQIMDSKNMLGKIDNSQKHVFSRDKLLTFGDIDIESFGVSHDAIDPQFYRFMKDGKSFVMLTDTGYVSDRMAGIIENADGYLIESNHDVEILRAGSYPWSTKQRILSDQGHLCNEDGADAMIRTIGNKTKKIYLGHLSKENNIKELAHMTMENQLARADFGVGTDFKVYDTSPDTATPLTDI from the coding sequence ATGACCTCAGATTTAGGGTTTAAATATAGTATTTTGGCTTCAGGGTCAACTGGTAATTCCTTTTATTTGGAAACTCCAGAGAAGAAGATTCTTGTAGATGCTGGTTTGTCTGGTAAGAAAATCACAAGTTTGCTAGCTGAGATTGATCGTGATCCGAGCGATTTGGATGCTATCTTAGTTACGCATGAACACAAGGATCACATCCATGGTGTAGGCGTTTTAGCTCGTAAATATGGCATGGATATCTACGCCAACGAGAAAACCTGGCAGATTATGGATAGTAAAAATATGCTTGGCAAGATTGATAATAGCCAGAAACATGTTTTTTCTCGTGATAAGCTTCTGACCTTTGGAGACATTGATATTGAGTCTTTTGGAGTTAGTCACGATGCTATTGATCCACAGTTCTATCGCTTTATGAAAGATGGAAAGAGTTTTGTCATGTTGACGGATACGGGTTATGTTTCTGATCGTATGGCAGGTATTATTGAAAATGCCGATGGCTATCTGATTGAGTCCAATCATGATGTTGAAATCCTTAGAGCAGGTTCATATCCTTGGTCAACTAAGCAACGTATCCTCTCTGATCAAGGTCACTTATGTAATGAAGATGGAGCGGATGCTATGATTCGTACCATAGGTAACAAAACTAAAAAGATCTACTTGGGTCACCTTTCTAAAGAAAATAATATCAAGGAGTTGGCCCACATGACGATGGAAAATCAGCTGGCACGTGCTGACTTTGGTGTTGGAACTGACTTCAAGGTTTATGATACCTCACCAGACACAGCGACACCACTGACAGATATTTAA
- a CDS encoding amino acid ABC transporter permease has protein sequence MYLLTETASPFALERWAAFFANFGQFAKGFFYTLGISIGALIVALLLGLIFGAMSSTHNKVLRGISRVYVEIFQNTPLLVQFVVVFYGISILTDGHVMIPISLTAILCVGVYTGAYISEIIRTGIEAVPKGQTEAALSQGFTYADTMRIIILPQAVRTILPPLTNQVVNLIKNTSTVAIISGADIMFTAKAWAYDTTNYVPAFAGAAFLYFIMCFPLATWARRKEEENKKAY, from the coding sequence ATGTATCTTTTAACTGAAACGGCTAGTCCTTTCGCTCTTGAACGTTGGGCTGCTTTCTTCGCTAACTTTGGGCAATTTGCCAAAGGTTTCTTCTATACCCTTGGTATTTCAATTGGTGCCTTGATTGTAGCCCTTCTTCTTGGGCTCATCTTTGGGGCTATGAGTTCGACTCATAACAAGGTCCTTCGTGGCATCTCACGTGTTTATGTCGAAATCTTCCAGAATACACCCTTGCTCGTACAATTCGTGGTTGTCTTCTATGGAATTTCAATCTTGACTGATGGTCATGTCATGATTCCAATTTCATTGACGGCTATCCTTTGTGTAGGGGTCTACACAGGAGCCTATATCTCTGAAATTATTCGTACAGGTATCGAGGCGGTTCCTAAAGGTCAAACCGAAGCGGCTTTATCTCAAGGTTTCACCTACGCTGATACCATGCGTATCATCATCTTGCCTCAAGCAGTCCGTACTATCTTGCCGCCATTGACCAACCAAGTGGTTAACTTGATTAAGAATACTTCTACAGTTGCCATTATTTCTGGGGCTGATATCATGTTCACGGCTAAGGCTTGGGCTTATGATACCACTAACTATGTGCCGGCCTTCGCTGGGGCTGCCTTCCTCTACTTTATCATGTGTTTCCCTCTAGCTACTTGGGCACGTCGTAAAGAAGAAGAGAATAAGAAAGCTTACTAA
- the yycF gene encoding response regulator YycF, giving the protein MKKILVVDDERPISDIIKFNLTKEGYEVVTAFDGREALEQFEAEKPDLVILDLMLPELDGLEVAKEIRKTSHTPIIMLSAKDSEFDKVIGLEIGADDYVTKPFSNRELLARIKAHLRRTETIETAAEESSNSGKQEISIGELIIVPDAFVAKKRGNEVELTHREFELLFHLATHMGQVMTREHLLETVWGYDYFGDVRTVDVTIRRLREKIEDTPSRPEYILTRRGVGYYMKNYD; this is encoded by the coding sequence ATGAAAAAAATTCTAGTTGTTGATGATGAAAGACCGATTTCGGATATCATCAAGTTTAATCTAACTAAAGAAGGTTATGAAGTGGTTACAGCCTTTGATGGTCGTGAAGCTTTGGAGCAGTTTGAAGCTGAAAAGCCAGACTTGGTCATCCTGGACTTGATGTTGCCTGAACTAGATGGTTTAGAAGTTGCTAAGGAAATTCGAAAGACAAGTCACACACCGATTATCATGCTTTCCGCTAAGGATAGCGAGTTTGATAAGGTTATCGGGCTAGAAATTGGGGCGGACGACTATGTGACGAAACCATTTTCTAATCGTGAATTGTTGGCACGTATCAAAGCTCACTTGCGTCGTACAGAGACTATTGAAACAGCAGCAGAAGAAAGCTCTAACTCTGGTAAGCAGGAGATTTCAATTGGTGAGTTGATTATTGTTCCAGATGCGTTTGTTGCTAAAAAACGTGGAAATGAAGTCGAGCTCACACACCGTGAATTTGAGTTGCTTTTCCATCTGGCAACTCACATGGGACAAGTGATGACGCGTGAGCATTTACTTGAAACTGTTTGGGGTTATGACTATTTTGGTGATGTTCGTACGGTTGACGTAACCATTCGTCGTCTCCGTGAAAAAATTGAAGATACACCTAGTCGTCCTGAATATATTTTGACGCGTCGTGGTGTTGGTTATTATATGAAGAATTATGACTAG
- a CDS encoding aminoacyltransferase, which produces MYTYKTGLSTSEHDRFVIDSPQTNLLQSSSWAKIKDSWGNDRLGFYQDGNLVAVASVLIQPLPLGFSMIYIPRGPIMDYQDKDLLAFVMASLKKYAKTKRALFVKFDPSLFVTKNLVSQEAEIRKETMAIAKDIQALGVEWTGLTEDMSENIQPRFQANIHKEDFTEEQLSKSTKQAVRTARNKGISVQFGGTELLEQFASLMKKTEARKNIHLRGIDYYEKLLTTYPESSYITLSTLDLPARLKDLNKQLENNIADAAKFTEKTKPGKIENNKQEYKRLKEEIDFLQEKVDAGNKTVPLSGTLVLEFGKTSENIYAGMDEDYRRYQPAILTWYETANHAFERGAEWQNMGGIENSLDGGLYNFKSKFNPRIEQFIGEFNLPVSPLYGLANFAYKLRKKLRSKH; this is translated from the coding sequence ATGTATACCTATAAAACTGGACTCAGTACTTCTGAGCATGACCGTTTTGTTATAGATAGTCCTCAAACAAACTTATTACAAAGTAGTTCATGGGCTAAAATCAAGGATAGCTGGGGAAATGACCGCCTAGGTTTCTATCAAGATGGTAATCTCGTTGCTGTCGCTAGTGTCCTTATTCAGCCACTCCCTCTTGGATTTTCTATGATTTATATTCCTCGTGGACCTATTATGGATTATCAAGATAAAGATTTGCTCGCCTTTGTTATGGCTTCACTTAAAAAATATGCCAAAACAAAGCGTGCTCTCTTTGTGAAATTTGACCCAAGCCTTTTTGTGACAAAGAACCTGGTTTCACAAGAAGCTGAAATCCGTAAAGAGACTATGGCGATTGCCAAAGACATCCAGGCTCTTGGCGTTGAATGGACAGGCCTCACTGAAGATATGTCTGAAAATATCCAGCCTCGCTTCCAGGCTAACATCCATAAGGAAGATTTCACTGAAGAACAACTCTCTAAGAGCACTAAGCAGGCTGTTCGTACTGCTCGAAACAAGGGGATTTCAGTCCAATTTGGTGGCACTGAGCTTCTTGAACAATTCGCTTCTCTGATGAAGAAGACAGAGGCCCGTAAAAACATCCACCTTCGTGGAATCGATTATTATGAAAAGTTGTTGACTACTTACCCAGAGTCTTCTTACATTACACTCTCAACACTAGATTTACCAGCCCGTCTCAAAGACCTCAATAAGCAACTCGAAAATAACATTGCTGATGCAGCCAAGTTTACTGAAAAAACTAAACCAGGAAAAATCGAGAACAATAAACAAGAATACAAAAGACTAAAAGAAGAAATTGACTTCCTTCAAGAAAAGGTTGATGCTGGAAATAAGACGGTCCCACTCTCAGGTACACTCGTTCTTGAATTTGGCAAGACATCTGAGAATATCTATGCAGGAATGGATGAAGACTACCGCCGTTATCAACCGGCTATCCTGACATGGTATGAGACAGCTAATCACGCTTTCGAGCGTGGTGCCGAGTGGCAAAACATGGGAGGAATTGAAAATTCGCTTGATGGTGGCTTGTACAATTTCAAGTCAAAATTTAACCCACGCATTGAACAATTTATTGGGGAATTTAACCTTCCAGTTAGCCCTCTTTACGGACTAGCCAATTTTGCCTATAAACTCCGTAAGAAATTACGTAGCAAACATTAA